A section of the Pediococcus inopinatus genome encodes:
- a CDS encoding Ppx/GppA family phosphatase has translation MENLVIVDLGSNSVRMAINEIRDDGSFHEVRRIKEDSRISEGMGSNKVLQPIAMERTIAALKRFKHIYNNYPKRTVRGIATAAVRVAKNQAEFLKRVQDEVGIELDVLSGNDEAYYDYLGVMNSLEIKDCLILDTGGASCELIHVQNGKPRNLISVPFGAVSLSERFHLNNVVRADRLFAAQNFVNKQFRDIWWIMDALQLPIILLGGANRTLARMNRQHQGMARVDNIHGYRLKTEVVNKTFRALLSRNLANRKKMPGLETPRADIIIGGILPLVMLLQMLDADRVIFSESGVREGIISEYVHHR, from the coding sequence ATGGAGAACTTAGTAATTGTGGATTTGGGTTCAAATTCAGTACGTATGGCAATTAATGAAATCCGCGATGACGGAAGTTTTCATGAAGTCCGGAGAATCAAGGAAGACTCACGAATTTCTGAAGGGATGGGCAGTAATAAGGTTTTACAGCCGATCGCCATGGAGCGTACTATAGCAGCCTTAAAACGGTTTAAACATATTTATAATAACTACCCTAAACGGACGGTGCGTGGCATTGCAACGGCAGCAGTTCGTGTGGCTAAAAATCAAGCCGAATTTTTAAAACGGGTGCAAGATGAGGTAGGCATTGAACTAGACGTCTTATCTGGCAACGACGAAGCTTACTATGATTATTTGGGTGTGATGAATTCACTAGAAATTAAGGACTGTTTGATCCTTGACACTGGTGGTGCCAGCTGTGAATTGATCCATGTACAAAATGGCAAACCACGCAACTTAATTAGTGTGCCGTTTGGAGCGGTGAGCCTTTCAGAACGGTTCCACTTAAACAATGTGGTTCGCGCAGATCGGTTATTTGCCGCCCAAAATTTTGTAAACAAACAGTTTCGTGATATTTGGTGGATTATGGATGCCTTACAATTACCAATCATCCTGCTTGGCGGGGCCAATCGAACGTTGGCACGCATGAATCGCCAACATCAAGGGATGGCGCGGGTGGATAATATTCATGGGTATCGTTTAAAAACGGAAGTTGTCAATAAAACCTTCAGAGCACTCCTATCTAGAAATTTAGCCAATCGGAAAAAGATGCCGGGACTGGAAACACCACGGGCAGACATTATCATTGGGGGAATTTTACCCTTAGTGATGCTTTTACAGATGCTGGATGCGGATCGGGTAATTTTTTCGGAAAGCGGTGTGCGTGAGGGGATTATCTCAGAATATGTGCATCACCGTTAA